gagtgacgaaagaataccttgcgggcctggagacatttatgcatcaagcagattcaacaccgctcgcccaagaaagtggtaagatgttctgtccttgtcggaaatgcaacaattcgaaactgggaaaccgtgaaaatgtttggaagcatttaataaatagaggtttcacgccaaattactatatctggtttcaacatagAGAAGGTTtaaattatgatcagaatgaagctagtagtagtaatagcaattttcaggaaaaagaaccggttgatcatcatttgcataatgaacatagttaccatcaggaggagatggtagattatgatagggttcatgatatggtagctgatgcattcgtagctcatgatgaagatgaagaacctaatatagatgcaaaaaagttttacgaaatgttaaacgcggcgaatcaaccactttacagtagttgtagagaaggtctctctaaattgtcgatagctgctagaatgatgaatattaaaactgatcacaatctacctgaaagttgcatgaacgaatgggcggacttgtttaaagagtatttgccggaagacaatgtgtctgctgattcttattatgagattcagaaactggtttatagtcttgggttgccttcggagatgatagatgtttgcatcgacaactgcatgatctattggggagatgatgagaagctagaagaatgtcgattttgcaagaagccacgattcaagccgcaaggacggggacgtaatagggtaccgtaccaaaggatgtggtacctaccaattacaaacaaattgaaaagattgtatcaatcagagcagactgctggaaagatgagatggcatgccgagcatactcagacggatggtgagatgactcatccatcagatgcaagagcctggaaacatttcaacaaagtacatccggatttcgctagcaatagccggaatgtgtatctcggactatgcacagatggatttagtccgttcggaatgtcagggagacaatattcattgtggccagtctttcttacaccatacaacctgccaccagagatgtgcatgcaatgggagttgctattcttgaccatattaatacctggtccgaaccatcaaAAAAGATCCCTGGATGTTTttctacaaccactgataaaagagttgaaggatttgtggtcaacaggggtgaggacgtatgactgttcaacgaagacgaattttacgatgcgagcgatgcttttgtggaccataagtgattttcctgcctatgtgatgttgtctggatggactacacatgggataTTAGCttttccatattgtaatggaacgacagatgcgtttcaactgaagaatggtaggaagacaagttggtttgattgtcaccgtcgatttcttcccattggccatccttaccgaagaaacaagaatttgtttaggcacaaaagggttgtgagagacactcctcctccatatctaactggagaacaaattgaaccgcaaatcgactactatgGAGCTAACGAACCaattcgttggggtggtaattggcatgtccctcgtaatatgcctgattcttacggtgttcatcacaactgacacaagaagagtatattttgggagttgccatattggaaggatcttcttctgcgccacaaccttgatgtgatgcataaagagaagaatttctttgagaacatcatgaatacaatattgaatgtcccagagaagacaaaagacaacataaaatcgaggttggacttgccggatatttgctcaagaagcgagttacatattaaaagcaatggacaagttcccgtttcgatattcagattatcttcagaaaaaaagtcggtgttgttcaactgggtggcatcagaagtgaagttccctgatgggtatgtttcgaatctctctagatgtgttgaaaagggtcaaaagttctctgggatgaagagtcatgattgtcatgtctttatgcaacgactattgccctttgcatttgcggagctacttccaacaaacgtacattaagtacttgcaggtacgtagtgtattatatcacaataatttgcaaaataatatatgactaacaatgtgtttaattttttttggaatataaaaggcattggggCATTTTTCAGGAATCTGAGCACatgcactcttaaagaagaagttgtggaacagcttcaggagaacattcccatcttattgcgcaacttggagaagatatttcctcccagattttttgacgtcatggagcatctagctgtccacctcccatatgaggcattgcttagtggacctgtacattacggatggatgtatcagtatgagcgagccatgaaatatttgaagggaaaagcaaagaacctcgtcaaagttgaaggttctataattgctggaagtttgacggaagaagtttctcactttacatcgtactactttgcgtcaaaagtacgtacccggagaagagctccaagaagatatgatgatggtggtgttgcgccaacatatgtaGTTGCTGGTGtttcagacatctttagccagattgggcgactcggtgggaagtctaaagaggcttggtggtcgagtgaacaagacgctcatagtgcacacacctatattttactcaattgcgaagatcctttgatgcgttattttgaaatgtaacatatattgacacttcgaaacacatataagtataattaattgtataattacGAGAGATTCATttctataaaatgtgattttagagCCTATTTGTTtttcaagtcgaagaaacatctcctggtatatccacaagtgacgtagccAAAAGGAAaaatcaacacttcattaagtggttgcgaaATAAGGTATTAactcaaaaaaaattttcatacatgatctgtatttcattaacattctctttatttttgcaggttgattatgacgacgacgatgcagattatcctaagtggttacacgatgtaattcaatctccatttgtaaaggtcaccacatcacaaatgtatttcacacgaggctatacttttcatacatatgagtatGANNNNNNNNNNNNNNNNNNNNNNNNNNNNNNNNNNNNNNNNNNNNNNNNNNNNNNNNNNNNNNNNNNNNNNNNNNNNNNNNNNNNNNNNNNNNNNNNNNNNTATCCCATCTTCCAGTCAATATTGACGATAGCAGTGCTATTGCTGGCTGTATAATGTGTCTGATCGTGGTGTATCAAAAAACAAGCTAGGTATGTTCCGGACTCGCTCGTTGTAAACGCAAACTGACCGTGCGTCTCGTTTGTTTTCTTGTACAGTTCTTTCCCGTAAGCTGAATTTACCTGTAACCAAGGCACCACACACGCATGTATATATAACTGAGTCGTTACTATAGCTCTAACTAGGCATGGACATTCGGCTATCCAATAGGTATTTCAGATTCTATATTTCAGTTTAGGGGACCATTCAAGTAATTTTACAaatcggttcggttcagatatTTAAACTTTGGGTTTAAGCCTCTAACAATCACTCAAAATTATAGATATCATTTCTAAACCAACGCCTtcaatatataatttctaaatgTCACTAATCACGATCTAATccaaaaaacaataaacaatcGTTTCCGGAATCAATTCAATAAATagattaaggaaaaaaaaacaagaaaaaaccctaaaccaatgtATCGCTGTCACATATAGCTAAGCATGAAATTTTTACGAATAATTTGAAGCATGGTTGTGATTTGTGAATAATGATtggtataaaattataaatatacatacCCGGACATCAACTGTGGGACCAAGTCCGATGTTATTTTGATCGAT
This region of Brassica napus cultivar Da-Ae chromosome C5, Da-Ae, whole genome shotgun sequence genomic DNA includes:
- the LOC106345584 gene encoding transmembrane emp24 domain-containing protein p24delta6, coding for MTISPLLFIGLICLAGGGSLLPAAEAIWLTVPSSGERCVYEEIHANVVVVVDYLCIDQNNIGLGPTVDVRVNSAYGKELYKKTNETHGQFAFTTSESGTYLACFLIHHDQTHYTASNSTAIVNIDWKMG